From Vibrio fortis, a single genomic window includes:
- a CDS encoding bifunctional diguanylate cyclase/phosphodiesterase, which produces MTLYKQLVVGMVAVFILLMTSVFMIEFNTTRGHLEAQQRSEVSNTINTVGLALAPYLEDKDPIAVESVINALFDGSSYSVVRLIFLDSGDDILRSYPVKPSAVPSWFTSLDLFEPIHDRRVITSGWMQLAEVEIVSHPGPAYAQLWQSFTRLATVFALIFVIGLLAISWIVKRSLKPLDLIIAKMNQIAKNQFGEPLARPKTKDLILVVDGINHMSTQVEQAFKNQAQEAQRLRERAYIDPVSQLGNRAYYMSQLNQWLAESSVGGLAVLQAQFIADEYDDKGYQEGDALVHDLAEHLQASISSPDLTMARISKDEFGFILPNIDESELKLIADSIVNCVQGLGSDPTGTARANISLGVTHSSQSKTSTEIMSLVDNALSVAKANREMTYGYITADDHGAVMGKQQWRTLVEEAIINDLFTFRLQAANNSFGKTFHQEVFSAIEKDGVRYSAAQYLFALEQLGASHELDQYVIEKMIEKLHAKEITTPVAINISASSISEPSFIRWVGETLSKNASISHMLHFEIPENCFVNEPHYTALLCTAIRNTNAVFGVDNYGRNFQSLEYINEFRPGYVKLDYLYTHNLDDEKQKFTLTSISRTAHNLGITTIASRIETQTQLDTLSDNYVEVFQGFIVDK; this is translated from the coding sequence ATGACTTTATATAAACAGCTTGTAGTCGGGATGGTAGCGGTCTTTATATTGCTGATGACATCAGTATTTATGATCGAATTTAATACCACTCGAGGCCACCTAGAGGCACAACAACGCTCTGAGGTAAGCAACACCATCAATACCGTTGGTTTAGCGCTAGCTCCTTACCTTGAGGACAAAGACCCGATCGCGGTTGAGTCAGTCATCAATGCATTGTTTGATGGCAGCTCCTACTCCGTCGTGAGACTTATCTTCCTTGATAGTGGCGACGATATTCTACGTTCATACCCGGTAAAACCGAGCGCTGTACCAAGCTGGTTTACTTCACTCGATCTGTTTGAACCAATTCATGACCGTCGTGTTATCACCAGTGGTTGGATGCAGTTAGCCGAAGTGGAAATTGTTAGCCACCCTGGCCCTGCATACGCACAGCTTTGGCAATCCTTTACTCGCTTAGCAACCGTCTTTGCTCTCATCTTTGTAATTGGTTTATTGGCGATTTCATGGATCGTAAAACGATCATTGAAACCTCTGGACTTGATCATCGCTAAAATGAACCAGATCGCGAAGAACCAGTTTGGTGAACCCCTCGCACGACCAAAAACCAAAGATCTGATCCTGGTTGTCGATGGCATTAACCATATGTCGACTCAGGTTGAACAGGCTTTCAAAAACCAAGCGCAAGAAGCACAACGTCTACGTGAGCGCGCTTATATCGATCCTGTATCACAACTCGGTAACCGCGCTTACTACATGTCTCAGCTTAATCAATGGTTAGCAGAATCCAGTGTCGGTGGCTTAGCGGTTCTTCAGGCTCAATTCATTGCCGACGAATACGATGACAAGGGCTACCAAGAGGGCGATGCGTTAGTCCACGACTTAGCAGAGCACCTACAAGCCTCTATCTCATCACCAGATCTAACCATGGCGCGTATTTCAAAAGACGAGTTCGGCTTTATCTTGCCAAATATTGATGAAAGCGAACTTAAACTCATTGCTGACAGCATCGTTAACTGCGTTCAAGGATTGGGCTCAGATCCAACGGGAACCGCTCGTGCGAATATCTCACTCGGTGTCACTCACAGTAGCCAAAGCAAGACCAGCACAGAGATCATGTCGCTGGTGGATAATGCACTCTCAGTAGCAAAAGCGAACCGTGAGATGACCTACGGCTACATTACTGCTGATGATCACGGCGCAGTAATGGGCAAACAACAGTGGCGTACACTGGTTGAAGAAGCGATCATCAACGATCTCTTCACCTTCCGTTTGCAAGCTGCTAATAACAGCTTCGGTAAAACCTTCCACCAAGAAGTGTTCTCAGCAATTGAAAAGGATGGGGTTCGCTACAGCGCTGCTCAATACCTGTTTGCGCTTGAGCAACTCGGTGCCAGCCATGAACTCGATCAGTACGTAATCGAGAAGATGATTGAGAAGCTACATGCCAAAGAGATCACCACGCCTGTGGCTATCAACATCTCAGCAAGCAGCATCTCTGAGCCAAGCTTCATCCGTTGGGTTGGTGAGACACTTAGCAAGAATGCGTCTATCAGCCACATGCTGCATTTTGAGATCCCTGAGAACTGTTTTGTTAATGAACCGCACTACACGGCACTGCTTTGCACTGCAATACGCAATACAAACGCAGTATTCGGTGTGGACAATTACGGTCGTAACTTCCAATCTCTGGAATACATTAATGAGTTCCGTCCAGGTTACGTTAAGTTGGATTACCTCTACACCCACAACTTGGACGATGAAAAACAGAAATTCACCCTAACGTCGATCTCCAGAACGGCCCACAACTTGGGTATCACCACCATCGCCTCACGTATCGAGACTCAAACACAGCTCGATACATTGTCAGATAACTACGTTGAAGTGTTCCAAGGCTTCATCGTTGATAAGTAG
- a CDS encoding transglutaminase-like cysteine peptidase, whose product MKLRSAIALLALISSCASFALNTTEQRWVSAVSEIYGQRAAKRVETWLSNIALFSTQSETEKLESVNRFFNQLYFVDDIVLWGKKDYWATPLEFLGSNAGDCEDFTIAKYFSLLELGVPDKKLRLVYVKALELNQFHMVLAYYSTPSAEPVILDNLNPEIKRASTRRDLLPVYSFNGKNLWLMKSSAGNGQLAGKSSRLSLWNDLRSRERSLKLNKPIINYDE is encoded by the coding sequence ATGAAGCTTCGTTCCGCGATTGCGTTACTCGCTCTAATATCGTCTTGTGCTTCATTTGCTTTGAACACAACTGAGCAACGCTGGGTAAGTGCGGTCTCTGAAATCTATGGGCAACGAGCCGCTAAACGAGTCGAGACTTGGCTCTCGAACATCGCGCTGTTTAGCACACAAAGTGAGACTGAAAAACTGGAATCGGTCAATCGATTCTTCAACCAGCTCTACTTTGTCGACGATATCGTTTTGTGGGGCAAGAAAGATTACTGGGCCACACCACTCGAGTTTCTGGGCAGTAATGCAGGTGATTGTGAGGACTTCACCATCGCCAAATACTTCTCGCTACTGGAGCTTGGTGTCCCTGACAAAAAACTGAGACTGGTCTACGTAAAAGCGTTGGAGCTCAACCAGTTCCACATGGTACTGGCCTACTACTCCACACCCAGTGCAGAACCAGTCATTTTGGATAACCTAAATCCAGAAATTAAGCGAGCGTCAACACGCCGAGACTTACTACCGGTATACAGCTTTAACGGTAAAAACCTATGGCTAATGAAGTCTTCAGCAGGAAACGGACAGCTTGCAGGTAAATCATCCAGATTGAGCTTGTGGAACGATCTTCGTTCGCGCGAGCGCTCTCTAAAATTAAACAAACCCATTATCAATTACGATGAGTAG
- a CDS encoding type I secretion system permease/ATPase, translated as MQDPLLNSLIYVSRYYGLANSPEALINGLPLADGKLTPFLFPRSAERAGLVAKENRANLESIPELILPAVLLLKQGEACVLNRIDFQKQEAEIITAESGMVPILIPLEELKAQFIGRYFLVKKQFRYDERSPEILKTRHGHWFWGTIWESKKIYRDVLIASILINLFAIAAPMFTRLVYDKVVPNLAFETLWVLASGIFVVFMFDLLLKLMRSYFIDIAGKKSDILISSKLFSKVLGIRMEAKPASVGAFAKNLQEFESIREFFTSATIGSLIDLPFAILFLTLIWLMAGDLVYVPIVGVVILVIYAIIIQGPLRRTIEEGSRLASQKYANLIESLAGLETVKLFSAQSQFQFRWEEAVAHMANWNIKSRRITDSIQNTAGFVQQSTNVGMIIFGVYLIAEGDLTMGGLIAATMLSGRAIGPLVQLSILSTRYNQAKSSMTLIEQVMAMPDEQEEGKRYIHRPIIQGHIALDKVTFHYPDSPIASVRDLSLTITPGEKVAIIGRIGSGKTTLERLIMGLYKPTEGHVRIDDTDMEQLHHVDVRRNIGCVPQDSNLFYGSVRDNITLGRPLVDDRDVMDAANRAGVTNFTQQDPAGLERQVGEGGGLLSGGQRQAVAIARAFLGRPPVLLMDEPTSAMDNRSEMHIKHQLNQLLPSETLILITHKTSMLDVVDRVIVMEKGCIIADGPKAKVLSDLKQGKVRAVS; from the coding sequence ATGCAAGATCCATTACTGAATTCGCTGATATACGTCAGCCGATACTACGGTCTAGCAAACTCTCCAGAGGCGCTCATTAATGGGCTGCCTCTTGCAGATGGCAAACTTACTCCTTTCTTGTTTCCTCGCTCTGCTGAGCGTGCGGGGCTAGTTGCCAAGGAGAACCGCGCGAACCTTGAGAGTATTCCAGAGCTGATTCTGCCCGCGGTACTGCTTCTCAAGCAGGGTGAAGCATGCGTTCTCAACCGAATTGATTTTCAGAAACAAGAAGCGGAAATCATTACCGCTGAAAGTGGCATGGTGCCGATTCTCATTCCTTTGGAAGAGTTAAAAGCGCAGTTTATTGGCCGCTACTTCTTAGTTAAAAAGCAGTTTCGTTATGATGAGCGCTCGCCTGAGATTCTAAAAACACGTCACGGCCACTGGTTCTGGGGCACGATCTGGGAGTCCAAAAAGATCTATCGTGATGTGTTAATCGCCTCAATTCTGATAAACCTATTTGCGATTGCTGCGCCGATGTTTACGCGCTTGGTGTACGACAAGGTCGTTCCCAACCTCGCCTTTGAGACGCTTTGGGTACTGGCGAGTGGTATCTTTGTGGTGTTCATGTTCGACCTCCTTCTCAAGTTAATGCGCAGCTACTTCATAGACATTGCAGGTAAAAAGTCCGACATCCTGATCTCATCCAAGCTATTTAGTAAAGTTTTGGGGATTCGTATGGAAGCTAAACCCGCTTCCGTCGGTGCTTTCGCAAAGAACTTGCAGGAATTCGAATCGATTCGTGAGTTCTTCACTTCCGCTACGATTGGCTCATTGATTGATCTCCCTTTCGCAATTCTGTTCCTAACGCTGATTTGGCTAATGGCCGGCGATCTGGTTTACGTACCAATTGTTGGTGTAGTGATTTTGGTCATCTACGCCATCATCATTCAGGGGCCGCTGCGCCGTACCATTGAAGAAGGCTCTCGTCTCGCTTCCCAAAAGTACGCGAACCTTATCGAAAGCTTAGCGGGTTTAGAAACGGTTAAACTCTTCAGCGCGCAAAGCCAATTCCAGTTCCGTTGGGAAGAAGCCGTTGCACACATGGCAAACTGGAATATTAAGAGCCGAAGAATTACAGACAGCATTCAAAACACCGCTGGTTTTGTTCAGCAAAGTACCAACGTGGGTATGATCATCTTTGGTGTTTACTTGATTGCCGAAGGCGATCTCACTATGGGTGGTTTGATTGCAGCAACTATGTTGAGCGGACGAGCGATTGGTCCATTAGTTCAACTGTCTATCTTATCGACTCGCTACAACCAAGCTAAGTCTTCAATGACTTTGATTGAGCAAGTCATGGCTATGCCTGATGAACAAGAAGAAGGTAAGCGTTATATCCATCGTCCTATCATTCAGGGCCATATCGCTCTGGATAAAGTGACCTTCCACTACCCTGACTCACCTATCGCTTCGGTACGCGATCTCAGCCTGACCATTACCCCAGGAGAGAAGGTCGCAATCATCGGTCGTATTGGTTCAGGTAAGACAACGCTAGAACGTCTCATTATGGGCCTGTATAAGCCGACAGAAGGCCATGTACGCATTGATGATACCGATATGGAGCAACTACACCACGTCGACGTACGTCGCAATATAGGCTGCGTGCCGCAAGACAGTAACCTGTTCTATGGCTCAGTTCGTGACAATATTACGCTAGGTCGTCCATTGGTAGACGACCGTGATGTCATGGATGCTGCCAACCGAGCAGGTGTGACAAACTTTACTCAGCAAGACCCTGCGGGCTTAGAGCGTCAAGTGGGTGAAGGCGGCGGATTACTTTCAGGTGGTCAACGTCAAGCCGTAGCTATCGCTCGTGCTTTCTTAGGTCGTCCTCCAGTACTGTTAATGGATGAACCAACCAGTGCTATGGATAACCGCTCAGAGATGCACATCAAGCACCAACTTAATCAGCTGTTGCCAAGTGAAACACTTATCCTAATCACGCATAAAACGTCAATGTTAGATGTAGTCGACCGCGTGATTGTAATGGAGAAAGGCTGCATCATCGCTGACGGACCGAAAGCCAAAGTACTGTCGGATCTTAAGCAAGGTAAAGTAAGAGCCGTTAGCTAA
- a CDS encoding DUF342 domain-containing protein: protein MWDNIVTLSEDGKEVIARLQSGFVVDSNFDQKELPASLAKLEAQQFYPLEDEVIRFVNLAKEGKGEAYEGVAVAQMRNASMVVELSDDEMLASITVTGAYAGRGLRGAEIVHALAQAHVTKGINKLALKKVLVMSNKLKAGEKFTQAVAQGKQPVKGKDAKFEALVPDITHQVLKPRSKDSGKIDMRDLGETITVGENDPVMRRTPATKGTAGFTVQGKLLPPLPGKDSLLKPGKGTTISSDDPNLLVANCSGLPLIKERTIEVDEALCLNSVSVATGHVKFKGNVFVSGNIDPGMVVKATGSVTVGGFIESAEVQAQGDIKVAKGIIGHTVKEGECKSCKVLTKGSIEASYAQYSELQAGTDIRLSVHSMSNEIRCGHDLIVVDGMKKHGTLSGGEAKVGGKVECVFLGVEGDTATKVHCFARYDSYKQKMTELRDVYKTAQEKTMDVIRQELEFKKRPKAERTDEEAQRIESMKEQNNQAIESTKQQIDNLEAEFDTLLEECTVEAHEKVYTRVTIQYGDETVTTKRTHGGSVFSFNQYEIQCSFKMEKEDIGEQL, encoded by the coding sequence ATGTGGGACAACATAGTTACATTGTCTGAGGATGGAAAAGAAGTGATTGCACGGTTGCAATCAGGCTTTGTCGTGGATAGCAATTTTGACCAGAAAGAGTTACCGGCATCACTGGCGAAGTTGGAAGCCCAGCAATTCTATCCTTTAGAAGATGAAGTTATTCGCTTTGTTAACTTAGCAAAAGAGGGCAAAGGAGAAGCATACGAAGGCGTCGCTGTAGCGCAAATGCGTAATGCCAGTATGGTTGTAGAGTTGTCTGATGATGAGATGCTTGCCAGTATTACTGTCACCGGCGCTTATGCAGGGCGAGGGCTAAGAGGCGCAGAGATTGTACACGCGCTTGCTCAGGCTCACGTAACCAAAGGCATCAATAAACTCGCACTGAAAAAGGTGCTGGTGATGAGCAACAAACTTAAGGCGGGAGAGAAGTTTACCCAAGCGGTGGCGCAAGGCAAACAGCCAGTAAAAGGCAAAGATGCAAAGTTTGAAGCTCTCGTGCCTGACATTACCCACCAAGTTCTTAAACCGCGCAGTAAAGACTCTGGCAAAATTGATATGCGCGATCTGGGTGAAACCATCACCGTCGGTGAAAACGACCCCGTGATGAGGCGAACGCCAGCCACCAAAGGTACCGCTGGTTTCACTGTTCAAGGAAAACTCCTACCTCCACTTCCGGGAAAAGATAGCCTGCTAAAACCTGGAAAAGGAACGACTATCTCATCTGACGATCCAAATCTTCTTGTCGCCAACTGCTCTGGATTACCACTCATTAAAGAACGCACCATTGAGGTCGATGAGGCCTTGTGTCTAAACAGCGTGAGTGTGGCAACGGGCCACGTGAAGTTTAAAGGCAATGTGTTTGTCTCTGGCAATATCGATCCTGGCATGGTGGTTAAGGCAACAGGCAGCGTGACTGTCGGTGGCTTTATTGAATCTGCCGAGGTGCAGGCACAAGGGGACATCAAAGTTGCGAAAGGTATCATCGGTCATACCGTCAAAGAGGGTGAGTGCAAAAGTTGCAAAGTGTTGACCAAGGGTTCAATCGAAGCGAGCTATGCTCAGTATTCAGAGCTGCAAGCGGGTACTGATATTCGACTGTCCGTTCACAGCATGAGTAACGAGATACGTTGTGGTCATGATTTGATTGTCGTCGATGGTATGAAAAAGCATGGCACCTTGAGCGGCGGTGAAGCCAAAGTTGGAGGTAAGGTTGAATGTGTGTTCCTCGGCGTTGAGGGCGATACAGCAACCAAGGTTCACTGTTTTGCCCGTTATGATAGCTATAAGCAGAAAATGACGGAACTGAGGGACGTGTATAAGACTGCGCAAGAGAAAACAATGGATGTGATTCGACAAGAATTGGAGTTCAAAAAGAGACCCAAGGCGGAGCGCACTGACGAAGAGGCACAGCGCATCGAGTCGATGAAAGAGCAAAACAATCAAGCCATTGAGTCAACCAAACAGCAAATAGATAACTTGGAAGCTGAGTTTGATACCTTACTTGAAGAGTGCACGGTAGAAGCACATGAAAAGGTTTATACCCGCGTAACCATTCAGTATGGAGATGAGACAGTTACCACTAAGCGCACTCACGGCGGCAGCGTATTCTCGTTCAATCAATACGAGATTCAATGTTCCTTCAAAATGGAGAAAGAAGATATTGGGGAGCAGCTATAG
- a CDS encoding tRNA(Met) cytidine acetyltransferase TmcA has protein sequence MTTLPFLTQLSTIAFHNNHRYGVLLEGDEAWQSNELQSYLTYLNNSNSDNSNLDGNKAFVLGDLNMPGATTIAFNKGQQLLGQECQVLICDFKAGFDANSFTAASGALVGGGLLFIIPPTDCDTTFSKTDGALNNNPFASSSNKALSDVWLKLQFDKLIGLSQQAPSKESEPPTLPDTIIAPDGFDKYAQQKHAIEAIEKVMFGHRKRPLVLTADRGRGKSSALGIASANIMKSKDCVTIVVTAPNVKAVQPLFEHAQQQLPNASMENRHTLVSGKSRIVFVAPDEVLRTQPDCDLLLVDEAAAIPLPMLKRMVERYHRMVFSTTVHGYEGSGRGFGIKFEKWLSEHRPNWRSFKLEQPIRWNVNDPLEDWLFETFLLDSDINVLPEDVELNSDELSWHQFDKQSLLDNPTILTQCFGLLVSAHYQTSPNDLIQLLDNPEMSLHALFSNKQCLGCVLTVEEGALDDELIKDVQLGKRRPRGHLAPTLIANHLGVHQAGVEKCLRIMRIAVHPDIQGRGVGQQMIGHLVRLNIDFDYLATSFGATHELIDFWCSNDFVSVHLGHQRDQSSGCHSLLMCRALNENSCDWIAKVNLHFDSSLRYLLSTTYASLETSIVRSLIASQPGNSSSIENSSLLDHYVEGGNGFDSVGFMLENLIYGLDKSSLHQVTDLLLWKVVQKKSWSQCSELTNLAGRKQTESALRQDLGLLLSNLQCK, from the coding sequence ATGACGACTCTTCCTTTCTTAACTCAACTCTCGACGATTGCCTTTCATAATAACCACCGCTACGGCGTCCTACTCGAAGGCGATGAAGCGTGGCAATCCAATGAGCTGCAGTCTTATCTCACTTATTTAAATAACTCAAACTCAGATAACTCCAATTTAGATGGCAACAAGGCGTTCGTTTTGGGTGACCTGAATATGCCCGGCGCTACTACGATTGCGTTTAATAAAGGGCAGCAGTTACTGGGCCAAGAGTGCCAAGTTTTGATTTGTGATTTTAAAGCTGGATTTGATGCAAACAGCTTTACCGCTGCGTCAGGTGCGTTAGTTGGAGGAGGGCTTCTTTTTATTATTCCACCAACAGATTGTGATACGACTTTTTCAAAAACTGACGGGGCTTTAAATAACAATCCGTTCGCCTCTTCAAGCAATAAAGCGTTGTCTGATGTTTGGCTAAAGCTTCAGTTTGATAAGCTCATCGGTTTATCTCAGCAAGCTCCGTCAAAAGAGTCGGAACCTCCCACACTACCTGACACGATAATTGCACCTGATGGCTTCGATAAATACGCGCAACAAAAGCACGCGATTGAAGCGATAGAAAAGGTCATGTTTGGTCATCGTAAACGCCCCTTAGTTCTAACGGCTGATCGCGGTCGCGGTAAAAGTTCAGCTCTGGGGATCGCTTCGGCCAATATTATGAAGTCAAAAGACTGCGTTACTATCGTCGTCACAGCGCCCAACGTTAAGGCTGTTCAACCTCTGTTTGAACACGCGCAACAGCAACTACCGAACGCTTCGATGGAGAACCGTCATACACTCGTTAGCGGCAAAAGCAGAATCGTTTTTGTTGCACCTGACGAAGTACTCAGAACTCAGCCTGATTGTGACCTTCTGTTGGTTGATGAAGCGGCTGCAATCCCACTGCCAATGTTGAAGCGTATGGTCGAGCGTTATCATCGTATGGTTTTCTCAACCACGGTGCATGGTTATGAGGGGAGTGGGCGTGGCTTTGGTATCAAGTTTGAAAAGTGGCTCTCTGAGCATCGTCCGAATTGGCGCTCATTTAAACTTGAACAACCTATACGTTGGAACGTAAACGATCCTTTGGAAGATTGGCTGTTTGAGACTTTCTTACTGGATTCTGATATCAACGTGTTGCCTGAAGATGTTGAGCTTAACTCTGATGAATTGTCCTGGCATCAATTTGATAAGCAGTCGTTACTCGACAACCCAACAATACTGACTCAATGTTTTGGCTTACTAGTCAGTGCTCATTATCAAACGTCTCCCAATGATTTGATTCAACTTTTGGATAACCCAGAAATGTCACTGCATGCACTGTTTTCAAATAAGCAGTGTTTGGGTTGTGTTTTGACGGTTGAAGAGGGCGCTTTGGATGATGAGCTTATCAAAGACGTTCAACTTGGAAAGCGTCGCCCTCGCGGTCATCTAGCACCAACACTTATCGCTAATCATTTAGGAGTTCATCAGGCTGGAGTTGAGAAATGTCTTAGGATCATGAGAATTGCTGTTCACCCTGATATTCAAGGTCGTGGAGTAGGGCAGCAAATGATTGGTCATTTAGTGAGGCTAAATATTGATTTTGATTATTTGGCAACGAGCTTTGGTGCGACTCACGAGCTTATCGATTTTTGGTGTAGCAACGACTTTGTCTCTGTTCACCTTGGCCATCAGCGCGATCAATCTAGCGGCTGTCATTCACTATTGATGTGCCGAGCTTTGAATGAAAACAGTTGTGATTGGATTGCTAAGGTGAATCTTCACTTTGACTCGAGCTTGCGTTATCTACTGTCGACGACATATGCGTCATTGGAGACTTCTATCGTACGTTCATTGATTGCCTCTCAACCTGGCAACTCGTCGAGTATAGAAAATTCGTCTTTGCTTGATCACTACGTTGAGGGAGGAAATGGTTTTGACAGTGTCGGCTTTATGCTTGAGAACTTGATCTACGGCTTGGATAAATCGAGCCTTCATCAAGTGACAGACTTGTTGCTTTGGAAAGTTGTTCAGAAAAAGTCATGGAGTCAGTGTTCTGAATTGACCAATCTTGCCGGTCGCAAGCAAACTGAATCCGCTCTTCGTCAGGATCTTGGATTGCTGCTTTCAAATTTACAGTGTAAATAG
- a CDS encoding HlyD family type I secretion periplasmic adaptor subunit has product MSQQSYNKLNDTELEYVDDKTAALLLNTPTSARIMLWVIVLFFVAAIGWAAWAEIDKVTVGQGKVIPSSQIQVVQNLEGGLVKEILVKEGQQVQKGQQLLLIDDTRFRSDFREREQQVANLTASVLMLSASLTSVVIDENFSVDNWKQSVTLNYGKLAFPPQFIERQPDLIQRQKAEYRQDLNNLRNQLSVFEQQVAQKQQDLVEVRARVDNLRQSYNFARKELDITKPLADEGVVPRIELLKLQRQVNDTRRELTSSELKIPVLRSAIKESMLSRVDAALKFRSEQQEKLNQAQDKLSALTESAVGLEDRVNRTVVISPVTGTVKTLGINTVGGVIQPGMDIVEIVPTEDSLLVEAKIAPQDIAFLRPELPAIVKFSAYDFTKYGGLEGVLEHISADTTQDEEGNSFYIVRVRTEKYSFGHNEELPIIPGMTASVDIITGKRTVLDYMLKPILSAQNNALKE; this is encoded by the coding sequence ATGAGCCAACAAAGTTACAACAAGCTGAACGATACCGAACTTGAGTATGTCGATGATAAAACAGCGGCACTGTTACTCAACACGCCAACCAGCGCGCGGATAATGTTGTGGGTTATCGTTCTATTCTTTGTTGCTGCGATCGGATGGGCAGCTTGGGCAGAGATTGACAAAGTAACTGTCGGCCAAGGTAAAGTCATTCCCTCCTCTCAAATTCAAGTTGTCCAAAACCTTGAAGGTGGCTTAGTTAAAGAGATCTTAGTAAAAGAAGGTCAACAGGTACAAAAAGGTCAACAACTGCTCCTAATCGATGATACGCGTTTTCGTTCTGACTTCCGTGAACGCGAACAGCAGGTGGCTAACCTTACGGCAAGCGTACTAATGCTTTCTGCCTCTCTCACCAGTGTGGTGATTGATGAAAACTTCTCCGTCGATAACTGGAAACAGAGTGTCACCCTCAACTACGGAAAACTGGCCTTCCCACCACAGTTTATTGAACGTCAACCGGACTTGATTCAACGCCAAAAAGCCGAATACCGCCAAGACCTTAACAATCTACGTAACCAACTGTCTGTGTTTGAACAACAAGTCGCGCAGAAGCAACAAGATTTAGTCGAGGTTAGAGCCCGTGTCGACAACCTACGTCAAAGCTACAACTTTGCTCGCAAAGAGTTAGATATCACCAAGCCACTCGCTGACGAGGGTGTGGTGCCACGTATCGAGCTGCTTAAACTGCAGCGCCAAGTGAACGATACGCGTCGTGAGCTAACCTCTAGCGAACTAAAAATCCCTGTACTGCGCTCGGCCATCAAAGAGTCCATGCTCAGCCGCGTCGACGCAGCACTGAAATTCCGCTCTGAACAGCAAGAGAAGCTAAACCAAGCGCAAGATAAGCTCTCTGCTCTTACCGAATCCGCTGTTGGCTTGGAAGACCGAGTCAATCGAACGGTAGTTATCTCCCCTGTCACAGGTACCGTCAAAACATTAGGTATCAATACCGTTGGCGGTGTTATCCAACCAGGTATGGATATTGTCGAAATTGTTCCAACTGAAGATTCACTGCTTGTGGAGGCTAAGATCGCCCCACAAGACATCGCCTTTTTACGTCCAGAGTTACCCGCCATTGTTAAGTTCAGCGCTTATGACTTCACTAAGTACGGAGGCCTAGAAGGCGTGCTGGAACACATCAGTGCCGACACCACTCAAGATGAAGAGGGTAATAGCTTTTACATCGTGCGTGTGCGCACCGAAAAGTACAGCTTTGGACACAATGAAGAGCTGCCGATTATTCCGGGTATGACGGCGTCAGTTGACATTATTACTGGCAAAAGAACCGTTCTAGATTACATGTTGAAGCCGATACTTAGCGCTCAAAACAATGCATTGAAAGAGTAA
- a CDS encoding ParB/RepB/Spo0J family partition protein, translated as MAIKTSDLNAKLFGKANKRRVATPQEAQTAAKEQAQVIELAVAGEQMVSFELVRIPADKVATQTVVFEENAREQSFLNEHALSDVLTTLKERGQQYPAVGRKNKDGKIEVLDGSRRRMSCILADKEFLIYVAENINGEHAKFLSDVANAHKPLSLYEKGKEMQAKLDKGEAEDQKALAKMFQCSEALVSGALKAASLPLELLQAYPNVSDLGRPTIVKLHKQFGALNEEQQQSLLTKCDATDGFVWQRSDAQGVTRLTKDVTETLENWISELAPAPAKKATPKVELVKGRASYSRKGANLALNLKKVDDATMEEILAFVQSKLN; from the coding sequence ATGGCAATTAAAACATCTGACTTAAATGCAAAGCTATTTGGTAAAGCGAATAAGCGCCGAGTAGCGACTCCTCAAGAAGCTCAAACGGCAGCAAAAGAGCAGGCTCAAGTGATTGAACTGGCTGTTGCTGGTGAACAAATGGTGTCTTTTGAGCTTGTTCGTATTCCTGCTGATAAAGTGGCAACGCAGACCGTGGTCTTTGAAGAGAATGCTCGTGAGCAATCTTTTCTTAACGAACATGCACTTTCTGACGTTTTAACCACACTCAAAGAGCGTGGACAACAATACCCAGCCGTTGGTCGCAAGAACAAAGATGGCAAGATTGAGGTTCTAGACGGTAGCCGTCGTCGTATGTCTTGTATTCTTGCGGACAAAGAGTTCCTTATCTATGTTGCTGAGAACATTAACGGCGAACACGCAAAGTTCCTTTCTGACGTTGCGAATGCGCACAAGCCTCTTTCTCTATATGAGAAAGGTAAAGAGATGCAAGCTAAGCTAGACAAAGGCGAAGCTGAAGATCAAAAAGCACTGGCGAAAATGTTCCAGTGTAGTGAAGCGTTAGTGAGTGGTGCATTAAAAGCGGCGTCGCTTCCATTGGAGTTGTTACAAGCTTACCCAAATGTGAGTGACTTGGGTCGTCCAACTATCGTAAAACTTCACAAACAGTTTGGCGCTTTGAATGAAGAGCAGCAACAAAGCTTACTAACTAAATGTGATGCTACTGATGGTTTTGTTTGGCAGCGTAGCGATGCACAAGGTGTTACTCGTTTGACAAAAGATGTGACTGAAACGCTAGAGAACTGGATTTCTGAACTAGCGCCAGCACCAGCGAAAAAGGCCACACCAAAAGTTGAACTGGTTAAAGGTCGCGCTTCTTATAGCCGTAAAGGTGCCAACCTAGCATTGAACCTTAAAAAAGTGGATGATGCGACGATGGAAGAGATCCTCGCTTTTGTTCAATCTAAGCTTAACTAA